Proteins encoded within one genomic window of Citricoccus muralis:
- a CDS encoding gamma-glutamyltransferase, producing the protein MSFATRTGPAWLTLAGLALVATACAPTEPEPRPSETTDAAASGTAAPSPTDTPTTASPDASPEAASVLNQEGVAAAHPDAVAAGITVLESGGNAVDAAIAAAFAIGVVEPYASGVGGGGAALIAGPEHDPEAWDYREVVAENGEIPASGTGVPGMVAGMAALHEEHGSLEWSDLITPAQQLAAEGSTVTELLAQRLRSDFGPASIQGLDAFHDDAGQPLAQGDTLIQPELAQTLSTLAEQGAESFYTGELAEQLTHVDGLDAATLENYEPERTTPVSGTVGEYEVLSAAPPLPGAAVIQQLQVSEGLDAASAQPGSADYIDALSRAWLVADASVSEHFGDPDFVDVPVDELVDAEANQSLAQNASLRTSSTSSEERDPVEPGNTTHLTVVDDTGMMVSMTNTLTSFWGGSASENVGGFFLNDQLSRFNAIDTPNNQPEPGRKSVSWSAPSMLLDAENRPVLGIGTPGGRQIPNILTAVLVPWALQGASLEEAVAGPRHSLQNGVLALETEPSSEVADLIRNNGWDTQVTTRADAVFGSVQALEIDYDAGEVIGARDTRRDADVTIIEAD; encoded by the coding sequence ATGAGCTTTGCCACCCGAACCGGGCCCGCCTGGCTGACGCTGGCTGGTCTGGCCCTGGTCGCCACCGCCTGTGCCCCCACCGAGCCGGAGCCGAGACCGTCCGAGACCACGGATGCCGCCGCATCCGGTACCGCGGCGCCTAGTCCCACGGACACCCCGACCACCGCCTCACCCGACGCCTCACCCGAGGCCGCCTCCGTGCTGAACCAGGAGGGGGTGGCCGCGGCTCATCCCGACGCCGTGGCGGCCGGGATTACCGTGCTGGAATCCGGCGGCAATGCCGTGGATGCCGCCATCGCCGCCGCCTTCGCTATCGGCGTGGTGGAACCCTACGCCTCCGGGGTGGGCGGCGGTGGAGCAGCCCTCATCGCCGGCCCGGAGCATGACCCGGAAGCCTGGGACTACCGAGAGGTGGTGGCCGAAAACGGCGAGATTCCAGCCTCCGGCACCGGCGTTCCCGGCATGGTGGCCGGCATGGCCGCGCTCCACGAAGAGCACGGCAGCCTGGAATGGTCGGACCTGATCACCCCAGCCCAGCAACTCGCTGCTGAGGGATCGACCGTCACCGAATTGCTAGCCCAGCGGCTACGCAGTGATTTTGGGCCCGCTTCCATCCAGGGGCTCGATGCGTTTCACGACGACGCCGGCCAGCCACTCGCCCAAGGCGACACCCTCATCCAACCCGAGCTCGCCCAGACTCTGAGCACGCTCGCAGAACAGGGGGCCGAATCGTTCTACACCGGTGAGCTCGCGGAGCAACTCACCCACGTCGATGGGCTCGACGCCGCCACCCTGGAAAACTATGAGCCGGAACGCACTACCCCGGTGAGCGGGACGGTGGGGGAGTACGAGGTACTCTCGGCCGCCCCGCCGCTGCCCGGTGCCGCCGTCATTCAGCAGCTCCAGGTCAGTGAGGGCCTCGACGCCGCCAGTGCGCAGCCCGGCAGTGCTGACTACATTGACGCGCTCTCGCGTGCCTGGCTCGTCGCCGATGCCTCGGTGAGCGAGCACTTCGGCGACCCGGATTTCGTGGACGTCCCCGTCGACGAGTTGGTCGACGCCGAGGCCAATCAGTCCCTGGCGCAGAACGCGAGCCTCCGCACGTCCAGCACCTCGTCGGAAGAACGCGACCCTGTGGAACCGGGCAACACGACGCACCTCACCGTGGTCGATGACACCGGGATGATGGTGTCGATGACGAACACGCTAACCAGCTTCTGGGGCGGTTCCGCCTCCGAGAACGTCGGCGGGTTCTTCCTCAACGATCAGCTCAGCCGATTCAATGCCATCGATACCCCGAACAATCAGCCAGAGCCGGGTCGAAAATCCGTGAGTTGGTCGGCGCCGTCGATGCTGCTCGACGCCGAAAACCGCCCCGTACTGGGCATCGGCACCCCCGGCGGGCGCCAGATTCCGAACATTCTCACCGCTGTGTTGGTGCCGTGGGCGCTGCAGGGCGCTTCGCTCGAGGAAGCTGTCGCCGGTCCGCGGCACAGCCTGCAAAACGGTGTGCTCGCCCTGGAAACCGAACCCAGCTCCGAGGTCGCCGACCTCATCCGCAACAACGGCTGGGACACCCAGGTGACCACCCGTGCCGATGCCGTGTTCGGTTCCGTCCAGGCGCTAGAAATCGACTACGACGCCGGAGAGGTCATCGGCGCCCGCGACACCCGCCGCGACGCCGACGTCACCATCATCGAGGCTGACTGA
- a CDS encoding heme oxygenase (biliverdin-producing), with the protein MTRHSRLEHPESLSVRVRTMTAEDHQSAETVSFITQLMSGKRSVRDYALLVSQYFYIYNALDDAADQLRATTEVPGVAELLDPRLDRRAAIRADLDALLPAAGLNREPVELSSTAEYAQRLREVANDPARLTAHHYLRYLGDLSGGLAIARLVQRHYEVSDDQLNMYTFASIEKPKLYKDAYRDQLDALGLTPAQQDEFIAEANRGFTYNKTVFEELGTYSDSLAPAGV; encoded by the coding sequence ATGACACGACACTCCCGCCTCGAGCACCCCGAGTCCTTGTCCGTGCGCGTGCGCACGATGACCGCCGAAGACCACCAGTCTGCCGAGACCGTTTCCTTCATCACCCAACTGATGAGCGGAAAACGTTCGGTGCGCGACTACGCCCTGCTGGTCAGCCAATACTTCTACATTTACAACGCCCTCGACGATGCTGCTGACCAGTTGCGGGCGACTACCGAGGTCCCCGGGGTGGCTGAGCTGCTGGATCCGCGACTGGACCGCCGGGCTGCGATTCGCGCCGATCTGGATGCACTACTGCCTGCCGCTGGTTTGAACCGAGAGCCAGTGGAGCTCTCGTCGACCGCCGAGTACGCCCAGCGCCTGCGCGAGGTGGCGAACGATCCGGCACGGCTGACCGCACACCACTACCTGCGCTACCTCGGTGACCTGTCCGGCGGTCTGGCGATCGCCCGTCTGGTCCAGCGTCACTATGAGGTCAGCGACGACCAGCTGAACATGTACACCTTCGCTTCGATCGAAAAGCCGAAACTGTATAAGGATGCCTACCGGGATCAGCTCGATGCCCTGGGCCTCACGCCCGCACAGCAGGATGAGTTCATCGCCGAGGCCAATCGCGGATTCACCTACAACAAGACGGTCTTCGAAGAGCTCGGTACCTACTCGGATTCACTGGCTCCGGCCGGAGTCTGA
- a CDS encoding siderophore-interacting protein yields the protein MTESASPTPAVTRKRKPQVVMDVVATERINEHFQRLTFGGPGFETFQNIDATDKYIKLLMPPDPSLGLTPPFDLDALRAELPKEQLPVRRTYTVRSVDTEAGTLTVDFVLHGDDGVAGPWAARVQVGEQVQFGGPGGKYHPDPDADWHLLAGDEAALPAIAAALEAMSDDAVGVAHIEVATADDEWDLIAPAGVEIIWHHRGGAFTPDTSRLGPAVRNTPWRDGVVQTFIHGEREVMKGLRRYLTDERGVERARLSLSAYWAFGRAEDAFQAEKSTPIGQIYDEKGLQY from the coding sequence GTGACCGAATCAGCATCCCCAACCCCCGCTGTCACGCGGAAGCGGAAGCCGCAAGTGGTGATGGACGTTGTCGCGACCGAGCGCATTAATGAGCACTTCCAGCGCCTGACCTTCGGTGGTCCCGGATTCGAGACGTTCCAGAACATTGATGCCACCGACAAGTACATCAAGCTGCTAATGCCGCCGGACCCCTCGCTGGGCTTGACGCCGCCCTTCGACCTGGACGCGTTGCGTGCCGAACTGCCCAAGGAGCAGCTGCCCGTGCGCCGCACCTACACCGTGCGTTCGGTGGATACCGAAGCTGGCACCCTGACCGTCGATTTTGTCCTGCACGGCGACGACGGCGTAGCCGGTCCGTGGGCAGCCCGCGTTCAGGTGGGGGAGCAGGTGCAGTTCGGTGGCCCCGGCGGAAAATACCATCCGGACCCCGATGCTGATTGGCATCTGCTGGCCGGCGATGAAGCTGCGCTTCCAGCCATCGCCGCGGCACTGGAAGCCATGAGCGACGACGCCGTGGGTGTGGCCCACATCGAGGTCGCCACCGCCGACGACGAATGGGACCTGATCGCTCCGGCCGGCGTGGAGATCATCTGGCATCACCGCGGTGGAGCATTCACTCCCGATACCTCACGGCTGGGACCGGCGGTGCGCAACACTCCCTGGCGCGATGGCGTCGTGCAGACCTTCATCCACGGCGAGCGGGAAGTGATGAAGGGGCTGCGCAGGTACCTGACCGATGAGCGCGGCGTCGAGCGTGCGAGGCTATCCCTGTCCGCGTACTGGGCCTTTGGTCGCGCCGAAGATGCGTTCCAAGCGGAGAAGAGCACCCCGATTGGTCAGATCTACGACGAGAAGGGTCTGCAGTACTGA
- a CDS encoding lytic transglycosylase domain-containing protein, which yields MSASRSFALSTVLFFVITAVSVVVLGLVVVGGYLAVRLVVESSQPEDYEVSRDPNAAPGELATEQPLSSDGEDLLAGVSAEEQGAISELVDPAWVAEVSEATGIPSRALAAYAGADAHLRQTQNCSVGWNTLAGIGFVESRHGTLQGGTIEADGVARPEIIGIALDGTTTALIWDTDDGVLDGDPEYDRAVGPMQFIPETWNRWGVDGSGDGVASPHQIDDAALTAASYLCRSRSGLEDSSSWIAAIRSYNDSVEYQNQVAEAASRYAAEASAEG from the coding sequence ATGTCGGCCTCTCGCTCCTTCGCGCTGTCCACTGTGCTGTTCTTCGTGATCACCGCGGTGAGCGTCGTCGTGCTCGGTCTCGTGGTGGTGGGCGGCTACCTGGCGGTGCGCCTGGTGGTCGAATCGTCGCAGCCGGAGGATTATGAGGTCAGCCGGGACCCCAACGCGGCTCCGGGGGAGTTGGCCACCGAGCAGCCGCTGAGCTCCGATGGCGAGGACCTGCTGGCCGGTGTCAGCGCCGAGGAGCAAGGGGCTATTTCTGAGCTGGTGGACCCTGCTTGGGTGGCTGAGGTGTCAGAGGCCACGGGCATTCCCTCTCGCGCGCTGGCTGCTTACGCCGGGGCCGATGCACACCTGCGGCAGACCCAGAATTGCTCGGTTGGATGGAACACCTTGGCCGGAATTGGGTTCGTGGAATCCCGGCACGGCACCCTGCAGGGCGGGACCATTGAGGCCGACGGGGTGGCTCGACCGGAGATCATCGGCATCGCCCTGGACGGCACCACCACCGCCCTGATCTGGGACACTGACGACGGGGTGCTCGACGGCGACCCTGAGTACGATCGCGCCGTGGGGCCCATGCAGTTCATCCCGGAGACATGGAACCGCTGGGGCGTGGACGGCTCCGGCGATGGCGTGGCCAGCCCGCACCAGATCGACGATGCTGCGCTGACTGCGGCCAGCTACCTGTGCCGGTCGCGCAGCGGACTGGAAGACTCCAGCTCCTGGATCGCGGCGATCCGTTCCTACAACGACTCGGTGGAGTACCAGAACCAGGTGGCCGAGGCGGCCTCGCGTTATGCGGCGGAGGCGTCGGCGGAGGGCTGA